Part of the Streptomyces sp. RFCAC02 genome is shown below.
TCGAGGCGTTCACCTACCGGATGGGCGCCCACACCACGTCCGACGACCCGACGCGCTACCGCCCCGACGACGAGCTGGCCGTCTGGGAGGCGCGCGACCCGATCCTGCGGCTGCGCCGCCACCTGGAGCGGCTCGGCGCGGCGGACGCGGCGTTCTTCACCGCGCTCGACGAGGAGAGCGACGCCCTCGCGCGGCGCGTGCGGGAGGCGATCCGCACCATGCCCGACCCCGACCCGATGGCGGCGTTCGAGCACGTGTACGCCGACGGGCACACCCTGGTGGACGAGGAGCGTGCCCAGTACGCCGCCTACCTCGCGTCGTTCGCCGACCACGCCGAGGAGAACTGAGATGGCCGAGCGGCTCCCTCTCGCGAAGGCGGTCAACGCCGCCCTGCGCACCGCGCTCGACGCGGACCCGAAGGTCCTCGTGATGGGCGAGGACGTCGGCAAGCTCGGCGGCGTCTTCCGGGTCACCGACGGCCTGCAGAAGGACTTCGGCGAGGACCGTGTCATCGACACGCCGCTGGCCGAGTCCGGCATCATCGGCACGGCGATCGGCCTCGCGCTGCGCGGCTACCGGCCGGTGACGGAGATCCAGTTCGACGGCTTCGTGTTCCCCGCGTACGACCAGATCGTCACGCAGCTCGCGAAGATGCACGCGCGGGCGCTGGGGAAGATCAGGCTGCCGGTGGTGGTGCGCATCCCGTTCGGCGGCGGCATCGGCGCGGTCGAGCACCACAGCGAGTCCCCGGAGGCGCTGTTCGCGCACGTCGCCGGCCTGAAGATCGTCGCCCCCTCGAACGCGCACGACGCCTACTGGATGCTGCGGCAGGCCATCGAGTGCGACGACCCGGTCATCTTCTTCGAGCCGAAGGCCCGCTACTGGGACAAGGGCGACGTCGACACGGACGGCATCCCCGGGCCGCTGCACGCGGCGCGGGTGGTGCGCGAGGGCACCGACCTGACGCTCCTCGCGTACGGCCCGACCGTGAAGACGGCCCTGGCGGCGGCGGAGGCTGCGGCCGATGAGGGCACCTCCCTGGAGGTGGTGGACATGCGGTCGGTGTCGCCGATCGACTTCGACACGATCCAGCGGTCGGTGGAGAAGACGGGCCGGCTGGTCGTCGCGCACGAGGCGCCGGTGTTCTTCGGGTCGGGTGCCGAGATCGCCGCGCGGATCACGGAGCGGTGTTTCTACCATCTGGAGGCGCCGGTGCTGCGGGTGGGCGGGTTCCACGCCCCCTACCCGCCGGCGCGCATAGAGGAGGACTACCTCCCCGGGCTTGACAGGGTGCTGGACGGCGTCGACCGCGCCTTGGCGTACTGAGTGAAGAGGTCGAGGAGAGCGTGACGATGGCTGCTGCGGCACAGCGGTTCCGTGAGTTCCGGATGCCGGACGTCGGTGAGGGTCTCACGGAGGCGGAGATCCTGAAGTGGCTCGTCCAGCCGGGTGACACGGTGAGCGACGGCCAGGTGGTGGTGGAGGTCGAGACCGCCAAGGCGGCGGTCGAGCTGCCCATCCCGTTCGACGGCCGGGTGCGGGAGATCCACGTCCCGGAGGGCACGACGGTCGACGTCGGGTCGCCGATCATCACCGTGGACACCGATCCGGCGGCCGGTGACGACGGCGGCGACGGTGCCGTCCCGGCGGCGGAGGCCGGGGCCGGGGAGAAGCGGGAGCCGGTGCTCGTCGGGTACGGCGTGTCCGCCGGGGCGACGCGGCGTCGGCCGCGGAAGGCGGTGCCCGCGCCGGCCGCCGCCGTGTCCGTCCCCGAGCCGGAGCCGGAGCCCGAGCCCGAGCCCGAGCCCGCGGCGACCGTCCCGGCACCGGCGGCCGGGGACGGCGCGCGGCCGCTCGCCAAGCCGCCGGTGCGCAAGCTCGCCAAGGACCTGGGCGTGGACCTCACCGCCGTCGTCCCGACCGGGCCGGGCGGCGTCATCACGCGCGACGACGTCCGCTCGGCGGCCGAGCCCGCGCCCGCGAGCCGCGCGCAGGCCCCCGTCCCCGCGGCGGCGGTCGCCGACGAGCCGCCGTCCGACGCCGCGCGGGAGCGGCGGGAGCCCATCAAGGGCGTCCGGCGGGTGATGGCGCAGGCCATGGTGGAGAGCGCGTTCACCGCGCCGCACGCGACGGAGTTCGTGACGGTGGACGTGACGCGGACCGTCCGTCTCGTCGAGCGCCTCAAGGCGGACGAGGACCTGGCCGGGCTGCGCGTGAACGTCCTGCTGATCGTCGCGAAGGCGTTCCTGCTCGCGATCCGCCGCAACCCGGAGGTCAACGCCTACTGGGACGAGGCGAACCAGGAGATCGTCCACAAGGACTACGTGAACCTGGGCATCGCCGCCGCCACGCCGCGCGGCCTCGTCGTCCCGAACATCAAGGACGCCGGGTCGAAGACCCTGCCGGAGCTGGCCCGCGCCCTCGGCGACCTGGTGACGACGGCCCGCGAGGGGCGCACGACACCCGCCGACATGCGCGGCGGCACGGTCACCATCACCAACATCGGCGTCTTCGGCATCGACACGGGCACGCCCATCCTGAACCCGGGCGAGTCCGCGATCCTCGCCCTCGGCGCCGTCCGCGAGAAGCCGTGGGTCCACAAGGGCAGGGTGAAGCCCCGGCACGTGACGACGCTCGGTCTGTCGTTCGACCACCGTCTGATCGACGGCGCGCTCGGCTCGCGCGTCCTCGCGGACGTTGCGGCGATCCTGGAGCACCCGCGCCGCCTGCTGAGCTGGGGCTGACGCGGCACGAAGCGGCCCGTGGTCACGCCGATGACGTGACCACGGGCCGTTCGCGTCCGTATGTCCCCGGGCGGGGACGTCTCACAGGTAGGGGCCGGAGCGGGCGCCGCCGTGCGGG
Proteins encoded:
- a CDS encoding alpha-ketoacid dehydrogenase subunit beta translates to MAERLPLAKAVNAALRTALDADPKVLVMGEDVGKLGGVFRVTDGLQKDFGEDRVIDTPLAESGIIGTAIGLALRGYRPVTEIQFDGFVFPAYDQIVTQLAKMHARALGKIRLPVVVRIPFGGGIGAVEHHSESPEALFAHVAGLKIVAPSNAHDAYWMLRQAIECDDPVIFFEPKARYWDKGDVDTDGIPGPLHAARVVREGTDLTLLAYGPTVKTALAAAEAAADEGTSLEVVDMRSVSPIDFDTIQRSVEKTGRLVVAHEAPVFFGSGAEIAARITERCFYHLEAPVLRVGGFHAPYPPARIEEDYLPGLDRVLDGVDRALAY
- a CDS encoding dihydrolipoamide acetyltransferase family protein, yielding MAAAAQRFREFRMPDVGEGLTEAEILKWLVQPGDTVSDGQVVVEVETAKAAVELPIPFDGRVREIHVPEGTTVDVGSPIITVDTDPAAGDDGGDGAVPAAEAGAGEKREPVLVGYGVSAGATRRRPRKAVPAPAAAVSVPEPEPEPEPEPEPAATVPAPAAGDGARPLAKPPVRKLAKDLGVDLTAVVPTGPGGVITRDDVRSAAEPAPASRAQAPVPAAAVADEPPSDAARERREPIKGVRRVMAQAMVESAFTAPHATEFVTVDVTRTVRLVERLKADEDLAGLRVNVLLIVAKAFLLAIRRNPEVNAYWDEANQEIVHKDYVNLGIAAATPRGLVVPNIKDAGSKTLPELARALGDLVTTAREGRTTPADMRGGTVTITNIGVFGIDTGTPILNPGESAILALGAVREKPWVHKGRVKPRHVTTLGLSFDHRLIDGALGSRVLADVAAILEHPRRLLSWG